In the Rhinolophus ferrumequinum isolate MPI-CBG mRhiFer1 chromosome 12, mRhiFer1_v1.p, whole genome shotgun sequence genome, TCAGTGACTGACTCCCTTGCCCAGAACCCCATGTCACCTGCACCCAGCCCCACAGCTCGTAACCACCTATTTTAACTCTGAGCCAGACTGGTGGAAAAGCAGAGTGCACCAACCAGCATCTACACTAACTGCCTGACACTGTACGTGCCTGATTCTCACCGCGTCCTCAGTACCACTATGAGGAAAATGCTCGTCTCCCCTttagttaaggaaactgaggcttagagatgtgATGTGAATAGCAACCGGGAGGCTGAGGTTAGCACCCAGGCCTCACTGCAAGAAGCCGCCCACTGCCCACCGTCCACGTCTCTTCTTCTCTAGTTGGGCTCAAGGCCTCTAGGAGGGATGACGATGCAGGGTTATCCACCTCTAAAGGTCAGATGGCAGGGAGCAACAAGCAGTCACAGGCTCTGGAGAACTCTGGGGTAACCTGTATCTCTACGCTGGGGCTGCCTCTGTTCCGGCCCTGGCACCCAGCTTATCCCTGCCCAagtgcctccccgcccccagagGCTGGTGCCTATCCCCGAGCCCTTCTCAGCTGGGGCAAGGTTACCGTCTCCTTCAGCTCCCCCAGCTTCTCCTGCAGCTGGCCCAGCTTCTTGGCCAGCTCGTTCTTGGTGTGCTGCTCTGACTGCAGCGCGCTGGTAATCTCCATATTCTCATTGCTCTGGAGAGAGAGAAGCCATCAGCAGCCACCCAATGCAGGTGGAGACCCCAGAACATGGTATCCCCTTCCCATAGCTCAGGGAAGGGTGGAAAATCATGGGAGCAGGGCTTTCTGGGTCATAGCGAGTCTCCATAGGCACCACTTCACTTAGGGCCTGCACCACCCCATTTTAAAGGTGGAAaaacaaaggcccagagaggtggtgTCTCGCCCTGTGCCTGAGGACTTGACAAGGCGGaggcaggtggggcaggtggggcggCGCACCAGCCTGACGAAGCCGTTCTGCAGCTCGGCCAGCTGCTCCTTGAGCTCGCGGTTCTGGGATAGTGCTCGGCTGATGGTGACGCGGTCACTCTGCATGTTCTCCAGGATCTGCTTGTGCTGTTCGGTCTGCTGCCCCCAGCTCTCGGCTGCCCGCTCTAGCTCCAGCAGCCGCTGCTCCTGCTCCCGATTCAGGCGACTCAGACCCTCGTTGTCTTGTACCTGGGCCTGCAACTGCCCTGCCAGGCTCTCCAGTTCCTTTCGTAGCTGTTCTGCCTCAGCTTGAAGCTGTTGTTCCATCTCTGAGGGCCCTGCTGGggggtcctggggtggggggacagctGAGAAAAGAAGCATACCATCAGGGCCTCTGGCCTCTATAATCTCAAAaaccctattctttttttttttttttttttttttacagtgaaaaagtttgtatttagaatttgccagctggactcagtttagatgatcccaattttgttggcaacatccaaagcatcGTAGTCAGGAGCCAGTCGAAcatatgccttcttctctccatcaggcctgatcagggtgttgaccttggccacgtcaatgtcatagagcttcttcacagcctgtttgATCTGGTGCTTGTTGGCCTTGACGTCCACAATGAACACAAGTGTATTGTTGTCTTctatcttcttcatggctgactcgGTAGTTAGGGGGAATTTGATGATGGCATAGtggtcaagcttgtttctcctgggAGCGCTCTTCCGAGGATATTTAGGCTGCCTTCGGAGCCGCAGTGTCTTGGGCCTTCGGAAGGTGGGTGACGTCCGgatcttcttttttttgtggctgtggatgccttttaggactgctttctttgccttcaaagccttCGCTTTGGCTTCggctttgggaggggcaggggcttccttCTTCGCTTTCGGCGCCATCTTTGTGAAAAGTCAAAAACCCTATTCTTGATCCATGGCTCCTAACTCGGCCTCCTCACCCGAAATCTTGGTTTCCTGACTGATAATTCCTCATGCTCATGTGATCTTCAATCTTTCAAGACACTTTCAAAGagatctttacatttttatgtgcAAGACAGTGTGGTGATTGACAGTGGGCACTCTACCCTTTTTTTGcacatggggacactgaggctcagcgaGATTACAAGATTTGCCAACTCCTGGTACAGACCTCTTCCCTTTGCCACAATGCCCTTCCATCCACCCACCTCCTCGGGGGCAGTCCAACCACCCTCATCGGCTCCCCCGACAAATCCTGCTCCCAGATCACTCCAACCTCAGCTTACCTATCTGGTTCCTCAGTTCAGCCAAGCTGGCCTCCAGCTCCCGCACCTGATTCATGCTGTGCTCCTTCTCCTCACCTAACTTGCGCATCTGCCCAAAGCATGGGGGAAGGAAAGTAtggagggaggggatggaggaAATGGCCAGGCGACCATCTCCCTCTCTACCCCCATCTACAAAACACACACATCTGCCTCTGGCTGCATAGAGCAAGTGATCggattcccatttgacagatgccCAGAAAGATCAAGTGACCTATCTAAGGTGGGGTGACCTATCTGAGAAGGTCACGTCACCTGCTCTGTCATCTGTTGCATTCTTCGGTACCAAATGTCGTTCTCTTCTTTTAGATTCTCTGCATACTGGTCTCTCTCCATCTGCAGTTGCTTTAGCGAATCCTGCAGCTGTAAAAATGAGTATAGACATTAGCAGGGGCTGCCACTGGGCCTCACCTGCTCCTGGTCACCTGGGGTCATCTCCTTCCACACCCCTCCGTGTACAAAGCCTCACCTGCCCCACATATATCTCCAGCTGTGCTCGCTCCTCCAGGGCCTGCTCCAGTAACTGCTGCCTGCCATCACCAGGGGTTTCAGAAGGACTAGAAAACTGGATGGTGAAAAATGAGGTGAGATCTGGGGGACCCAGGCTGTTTCACGCAGTGCCTCCCCTAAAGGGTCTGAGCTAGGAACCACGTGCAACTCAGGGTCAATAAAGATTTCTTTCCTTATATTATTGTACCCCGTCCGTAGGGTTTATATTTACTAAATACTCATTGTACACTATTCAGACAGTAAGTGTTCAAAGTCCTCCCAACCTTTCCTCTAGCACCCAATCCCATCCATCTGATGTGCATCCTTCCAGACCCTTTCTATACATACACGCACATGTTTAATGAATGCACATTATAGTTCTGTTGTTTTATGGTTCTAGCATATATGGTTCTACAACTTATTTTCACTTTGCTGCATACCAGGTATATTCAATTTTTGTAATGGTTGCACAGTAGTCCTATCTATGAATATAGCATATCGTCAGCATACCTTTACCTAGGTGGCTATAATGAGTGAGGCTACACCCGGGTGCTGGTCCTCAAAGTGGCGTGGTTGGGTCAAAGCACCCTTAAGCTCTAACTTCTATCTCTCGTAGCCCATTTATTAGATTGCCTATCACAGGACCAGGCATAAAGATTGCCCCCtagtggatggatgaatgggaggagaggagaggaggtcGGAAGAGCTGCCTGCTGCCCAGGCCAGACCAATTTCACTCTGGGGTCCCACAGAAGAGCGCTGACAATCAGGTCACATCCAGGAGAGAGCAATCAAGAGGATGATAGCATGAGAAATGGTTGAATGAGCTGGGGCTGTTAAGCTCCAAAAAGaccttaccgtgtttccctgtaagtaagacctaccccgaaaataagccccagttaagatcgtcagccagacggaagcatttagtacgttatgacgatgtcccagaagaagatgacatgactgtatttgaataaatgtatatggttgtacatgaaaaatataagacatcccctgcaaatacaccctaatgcgtcttttggagcaaaaattaatataagacctggtcttattttcggggaaatacagtataacacccagtcttattttcggggaaacacggtaggaaggaTGGGAAACTCACACACACCCCCTTTCAAAGTATCTGAAAGTCTGTCTTGGAAAAAAGATGCCACTTTTCCTGTGTTATTCTGGAGAGAAGAAAGACCCCAGTGGAAGGAAGTTACATGAAGGCAGGGTATTTTCAGtgtgaagaaaaactgaaaaagaggagCTCTCTGACCCAGATACCCAGATTACCTGGTGGCTTGGCCCCAAAAAGAAGTAAACAGATTCATGGGCTAGCCTGATAAATGTTATCTATAAAACGATGGTTTTCAACCAGAATgctttaaacaataaataagCCCTATCCTTGAGACTCTGATCCGGCAGTTCTGGGCAGGACCCCACGTTATAGATTTTTCAATCAAAATCTAGAGGATTCTATGGAGGACCAGAAGAAGGATCTAAATTTTCTAGTTCCTGgctcggggggcggggggcggggggaggggtgcgGTGGGCCCTGGAGTCCCTGGGGCTGCAGCCCCTCACCTGTTGCAGTAGGAGCTCTGACATCTCCAGCTTCTTTTGCAGCTCCTCTGTCCCAGTCTGCATGGCCGACTTCTCGGTCATCAAGACCCGAAGCTTCTCCTCCAGTTCTGATTTCTGCTGCTTTAGGTCATCAATGGTATGGCTGTGACCGGGGGCAGTGGAAAAAGGCATgaataaagaacagaaaggacCGCTTTGGTGACTGCCCCACTGCCCTCACCAAAGAACCACAGAATAGTGGCACTGGAAGGGGCCCCGGGATCAAAAGTCCCAAGTGACAGGCCACAGAGAGGATATGCGTTGCATGCGGCCAAGCCTAAGTCGGGAACACAGCTGGGACGAGAGCTGGCTCTGCACGCGTCCCCGGGGACGACTGCCTCACCATGCTGCTTGTGGTCCTCCCACTTCCCAACACACCACCCAGGCCCGGGCCCCCCAAcgccgcccccacccccttcctacTTTCTCTTCACAAGTTCCACCGTGAGGGTGTCCCGGTCTTTGGTTAATTCGTCCTTTTGCTGTAAATAGAAAAAGGCCGGGTCAGGCCTGGGCAGGCAGGAGACGTAGCTCAGACTAACAGCAGCTACAGTAACTCCACAGCAACACCTCCTCACCCGGAGTCACTCCGGGTTTTCAAAGCACTTCCATGCCCACGTTCTCCTCTGCTTTTGATAAGAACCCGGTAAGGGTggaaggggcagggagagagatcTAATTCACAGCCGCTGACAGAGGCCCAGAGATAGCAGacaatgctgctgctgttgttactATTACCATCGTCACTTGTAAACCTTTGGTGAACGCTTACCAGGCACCGTATTAAcccttttaatcctcacaagcaCCACAGGAGGCAGTTACTATCATTATCTCCATCTTACAGGTGAACAACACGGAGCATCAGAGGTTAAGTCGCTTGCCTAAAATCACAGAGCTATGCCTGAacactcaggtctgtctgattcttGAACCCCGTTTTCTTCCTGCGGTGGGAGCGCATTATAAGGGGGGAGATTCAATTTGTATTGtaatcttttgttcattttttgaaTGGATGATACATTGACGTAGCCCTGCATCTCAGAAGGTACACGTCTCCCAGCCACCGTGGTCCTCTCCCCTGGGTTTTACGGTCCCTTTTGGACACGGCTTGTGTTATCCCTCTCACACACACCTCTTCGCTTTCTGCACACAGGATAACACGCTGAAAACACTGCTCTCTACCTATGCAGCCCAAACACCTCGCTCCTGGCCAGGCCCACAGCgagctggggcagggctggcaccCAGTGCTCGCTGGGGAGACAGCGCACCCCCATCCCCACAGCAAACAACTCACCCCCGGGTTCCTTCTAACAACCACACAACCTCAAAGCAGCGAGAAATGGCCTGCGCTGCGTTCTGAGCAGCCAGACACTCCACCCTACAGAAGGGACCTCGAGGCTGTCCCCCTTCGGGGCAGCTGCGCCTCCAGTGGCTGGGTGGGTGGCTAGGCTCACCCTGTTCGCCTGTTTCTGCTGCGAGGACAAGGTGGACAGCATCCGCTCCAGCTCTTTGACGCGCTGCTGGGAAGACTGCAGGCGACCAGCAAACTCCTCCGCCATTCCTGGAATGGCAGAAATGGAGCCCAAGGATGGAATGCCACTGGAGGTCTGCCCATGTGCTGCTGGGCTGAAGGAGGACAGGGCGGCTAGATTCCCAccttctctctgcctgactgcGTGCTGAGTATGGTACAGGGCTGTCTGTAATTCTGACTTCTCAGACACTAGTATCCCTATCGTCTGGATATGAACCTTTGGGAGAAAAGCCAAACAAGTGctgaaacagaggaaaagaaatgttcCCTAGGGGATACGAGGGCATCCCTGCCACTCCACTCACCTGCAGCTGTTTTCTTAGAGCCCCTTTTTCATTCGCAATCATTTGCTCACATTCCTCCTTCTCCTGTAGGAAAAAAGAAACGTTATCTTACTGGGAGGAGACACGGATGAAATAGCAAACGACATGCGCCCAGAAAGCCACCCATAGCCTCGGACAGGCCCACCCATGAGGCCAggttggggtggggcagggaagggtgAGGCAGGCCCCTTCTTTCTGCAGGCTGGGAGCAGGCGAGACAAGAATGGGTCTCTGCGTCTAAGGCCTTCCCAAACCCCTCAGCCATGTATAACGAGCAAAGAAATCACATTACTTTTTCTAGTTGATCCAGAGTTTCCCGGTTCTGTTTTTCCTGTGGGAAGAGTCAAAGGAAGGTAACTGAAGTTGTCCCCCTTATTACGCTCCCCAGACCAAGAAAGAGGGATGGGCAAGGGCCAGGAATGGGGTTTCAAGGGAAAGTTCATGGCGAAGTTCAAGCAGAGACTTTGGGTGTTGGGTAGCTTTGCTCCCAGCTACAGAAATGAGCACCTCAATCCAGATTCCCGTGAGAGAACAAGGACATAAACCTCTAGAAATGGGGTTTGAGAAGGGAAGGCTACCCCTTCTGCCAGCTCACGGTCTGGAAGGGTGCATTCATTCAtcgaatatttactgagcacacacCACAGGCTGGGTTCTGTTCTCAGTAGCAGAGACACAGGAACGAAAAGGATCTTTAAGTGTTTGATTCTTTTGAGCTTATATGGACCCTTTAATTCTACCTCCTCAGGAACCTGAAGCCCAGAGaaaagtgacttgttcaaggtcaaagACAGCAAATTCGGGGCGGAGTCAGGGCCAGAGCAGAACAGTAAAGCTAGTGCTTTCCCCAGAGGCAACAGAGCAACCAGGGCAAGTGTGGAGAGGGCTCAAGCAGGGGTGGCTGGGGGACAGAGAGCAGGCAAAGAAGGCAGCCACAGAAAAAGCCATACCACATGCTCCGTGTTCTAGGGTCCCTCCAGCTGAGACCTAGGCCCCCGGCATCCCGTTCTCCCTTGGCACCAGAGGCCACCAGCCCCTTTCTTCAGCGCCCCCACTTGGCAGTGTGGAATTCGGGGACCCCCTGGACTCTTACCAATTCCTCTATCTTGCTACTGAGTTGTTTATTTCCTAGTGTGCTGGACTCCAGGGCTCCAGCTAGCTCTTGGAACCGGCTCTGAGGCGCATGCAGAAAGGAGGAGTTGGAGGAAGAGTAGGGGGAGAGGTAGAAAGAGCAATCATTAGGGTTGGGGGGTGTCTGGGCTGTCTCAGCTGGCAGCGGGGCACCCAGCCCCtgctttggggggaggggctggcctaCAGGGCCCCTGGGCCACAGTGCAGGGCCACTCACCTCCAGAACCTTTACATCAGCAGGAGATGCTCGGCCCTCCCCGTTGACGAAGGACGCAGACTAGGAGAGATGAGAGAGCGCACATGGAGATGCTCTCTGTCCCCTCCACGCCGAAGCCCTCCGACTTCCTGTCTTCTCCGCCTAATTTTGCCCCCTCTTCCTGTAACCCCTTTGCGCCAGCCTCTCCCGGATCTTATCTCCCCCTTACCCCACCCCTCCTAAGCAGCTCTCATCCTGTGCTCTCCGCAGCAGGATAAAATGACATACCCCATCTCGTGGTCCAACTCCTGCATTCGCACAGCTTCGAAGAGGAGACTCGAGAAGGAATGACTAGCTAAACACGTGACCCAGCCCAGCGGGCTGCTCCCAGCACCTTCCCTTCCTCTTAGGAACTCTGCCTCGGTTTCTATCATATTGTCCTTGCCCCTCCAACCCCCTCTAGGCTCCAGTTTCTGGGGTACCTCGGCAACAAGACCATTGAGTTGCTGCGAAAGCTGACGCAGGCCCTCGGTAGATGAAAATCTGGGGACGAACACAGGAGTCAGGGGTGCAGGAGGCTCGATGGGAAAGAAAGGGTCACGGGCAGCGGCCTGCCTGACTCCCTCAGCCTAGGGACGGCTGCCCCCATAGGAGACACTCACGTGCTTTCTTCCAGAGGACTAGGACCATTTTCAGCATCATAGTTCTGTTTGGGAAGAAACGCATGAGGTGGTCATTCAATGTGTGGTAAGAACGACCCGGGGGTGGGGCGGGCCAAACTCATCCCGACAACCTTCCATCTTCCTGAACCTTAAGGAAACATCTGGTCTTGGCCGCCCCCATCCCAGGCCTCAGGAAGGGTGCTGGTTGGCCCTAGGGACCAAGCTACCTGAATAAAGGGGAAGAGTCCATGGTAGGTCCAGTcctctgggaaggaggaagggcgCACATAAAGTGGGGCAGTGGGCAAAGGCGGAAGAGGCACAAACCTGAGTTGATGCCATGCTAGTGACACGGGGGGGACTAGCACATTGGTAAACGACACCGTCAGGGGACATGGTGTCATCAGCAGGTGGTGCTGCAGGAGCGGCACGGTCTTTGGGCCCCTGTCACAGAACAGAGCAAGGGGTTAGGGGGCCATGCGGGAAAGACGGCATCTCGCTGCCATGGATGCGGGGGTGCGGAGCGGGTAGGACAGGTGTTGCTGCAGTCAGAGTGACAGTCACACATGCTGGGAGCCACTCTGGGGTGTGGCTGTGGCTCgcccagggctggggctgctCTGGAGCGTCTGGCCAGCCAGAGCTCAAAGAAGACTGCACGACCTCCTTTGTGAACACACGGGGGCCTTGTTCTCACTGGCCTCAGAAAAAGACAGTACCAGGGTCTGACCTGTGGCAGCCACAGCAGGTGGAAGGAAGGTGTGCCAAGTCAGGGAGAAGGAAGGCACTGTTCTTCCAGAaagcctgtctgtgcctcagtgaCCCTCACCGTGGGCCCCTGCTGGGCAGAGGGTAGCAGTGATAGAGAAGGAGATGTGGTCAGCACAGCTCTCGGCCTCTTTCCTGtctccccctcctttcctcccttctctcctcccccaccactgGCTGCGTTTGCTCGACTCAGGCCTTCTCTGGAAAAGAAGCTGCCCAACTAGAAGCCTCTTCCTGTTCCTAGAGGGAAAAAGTAACACCACCCCAACCTCCTAGCTCCAAATACCTCCCCAACCAAGAAACCACCTAAGAAACCAAAGGGAAGATGTCTACCCTTTGACTCAGTTTCCTGAAGAACAATCCTGAGGACCAGGAGCCATGGAGAAGCTGTTCTGTCTCCCCCAACTGGACTCACTTGCTTGACCAGAGCCCCACCCAGCCTCCCCCCAGTCTCAGGCCGGACACTTAGTCCAAGCCTCTGGCTCTAGAGAGCCAACGTCCAACAGGACAAATGGGCAAAGAGATGAGGAATATGGGTGACACACTGAAGCTTGATGAGGAAAGAGCCCTGGGTAGCCAAGGCCTGTCCAGCGAAACCGGGTCCAGGAGGAAGAGGCTGCACCTCTCTGGGGGGGGCCGGGTAGCTGCCTGCTCTCTCTAGACCCCTCAGCCCTGGCCTCTGAAGACCCCTATCTGCTGCCCTCCTTAGAGCAAGTGCTACAAagcctgaggaagctgaggttggGTCAAGCTAGTTGCGTGTTTACTGTCCAAGCTGTGACCTTTGACCCTGGAACCCGGTGTTGCTTTGCCAACCTGTACAACTGACTCTTAACAGGTTAGGAGCAGGGATTCAGGCAGGAGACTTTGGGGGAGGTGGGCACTCTCCCAGGCATGGGCCCTGGCCAGCGCTGGGTCTCTCTTGGGTCCCTACTGATCCCTAGCATAAGACACAAGAAAGCTCGGAAGGGGGAAAAAGTCTTTTTCTAAGGACTTAAATATACATAACCTGATTATGTTGTAAGCAACCAACTTATTTCGTAATTTTAAGTCTTGTAGCTAAGTCTGGAGTTTCACAAAAACATTCTCCACTCCTCTCAAATGTCCTATTccactaaaaacattttttatttctccatgagTCCCCATTTCTGGAAATGCTATCATTTCTGCCCAGGATAATGCAATCACTGGCCTGCATTACTGGACTAGAAAACTTTAGTGGGAAACAGTTATTGATAAAGAGAGGACTTGGAAACAGGAAGAGACTATGGGGTCTGGGTCTTCATTTCCAGGAGGACAGAGGGATGTGGGCACAGAACATTAGCATAAAGACTCGGCTTCAGGACTCTTCTGGGCCGGTGCTGCCCGCCCCGTGCTACTCAGCGTCTCCTCTGAGCTGACAAGGTGAGTCATAGCACCTACAGAGACCGGACCGACGGGGCGTGAGCAGTCCTGATGATTGAAAGACTAACACCAGCCAGCAGGGCCCAATCCCAGCCCCTCTTGCCATGGCCTTCTCCAACAGGATCTGGTGCCATTTTAGCCCTACTCCTCTGGCCTGGCAGACGTCCTCCAAGGAAGTTAATTAAGGAGGAAGTGCCAACATCACATCCGGAGAAGGTCATCTCCTGATAAACACAGATTATGTTCCATGAACTCATACTCCTGGCCGTTACCTGCACCACGCCCTTGGCCTGGGACTCCCATTTCCCCCTCTCTCCACAGAGATGAATGCTACCTCAAATGCCACCCCCTCCAGCTTTAAGTCCACTTAAAACCAACCTCTCCCTCAGTTGGGCATTTGGAATGTTGCCACATCCTATCCTGCTTCTTTCAGTGGAGCCTGCCTCCCTCCGTGGGCATTCTCTCTGGTTCCCCTACTTTCTCCGGCATCTGGCCAAGTACCTCCACTACCAAGGGCCCGCTGAATATGGTTAAGTGTCCAGCTGATTTGTGAAACAGATGTCCTGATCCCCCATTGTTTGCTTAACCTTACATTTTTACAGTTAGTTTCTCTGAAGAAATAATCTCAAACCTTGTAACTACAATGCAAACCCCCTCTCTCTTAATCCTAGGTTGCCGACTCTCAAGCCAAAATGAATGAGTCACCTCGAAAAACCACCAACTGCTCTGTGGTCTATGGGTCTTTTAGGGACAGATGCCCACAGGACAAGACCTGAAggtttagttttatttaatctCTCCTAGTCTGAGAGCACCACTGGACATTCACACTTGAGGCTCAAAAAGCGCAAATCCCACATACCTGCTCTGGAAACTATTCCCAAACTACTTTTAAACTTCAAGgtacaaatatatggtgatggaaagagaactgactctgggtggtgaacataccatgtgatttatagatgatgtaatacagaattgtacacctgaaatctatgtaactttactaataattgtcaccccaataaactttaataaaaaaaacaaaaaaaaaacttcaaggTACATCTCAACTTTTCCAAGATGCTGAAAGATatggggggagggaaaaaaaaaaaaccccagtcAATCAAGCAGGTGAAAAAGCAGACATGAACAGGCCGAGGGTTAATGACAGCAACacaaaagaagccagaagcaAAGTATCCCCCAAACCAGAGAAGCCTTGGGGGCGTGCAGAGCTGACAGAGAGCAAGCCAGAGAGGGGATCTCGGCATGCCTCACCTTCCACTTGTCCAATGGGGGCAGCGCAACCCCATTGGAGCGGTTAAGGTCGGACACCAGCACCTTCAGAATGTCCTGAATCTACAGGAGGcggaaagggaaaaacaagggcagggagagacagagaaaagtgtCTTAGAGAGAGGCAAGAGggccagggaagggagaagagatggGTTCCGGGAAAGAGAATgctagaggagagagaagaaggtcAACACCACGGCCTGTGCCATCGTTCCAAACAGCCGCTTGCTGCCTTGCCAGAGGCAGAAATCAACGCCAAGGAACAGATGGAAAAGTCCCCTGAACGATGCACTCACAAAGAGTGGAGTCACCTGACCAGTGCAGCTCTGAATATGCCCATTAGCCCCTCTCCTCAGGCCCAGGCTGCTAGAGGCGAACCTGGCAGGGCTCCAGACcctcatctccattttaaaaccTCGATTTCCAAGTAAAGGTTTGCTGAACCAAAGGGGATTACAGCTAAAACATAAGTTTGGAAGACATTATCTGATCCAACAAtatcatcttacagatgaggaaactgaggcccaggggagGAAGTCCTTTTCCTGAGGTTACCCAGCAAGCTGTGGCTGAGATGAGCTCGAAACTCCTAATCCAGTGCCTAGGGCTCTCCTCACCACACCCGGGGGCTCCTCTGGTGCTTCCTAAAGGGAGAGCCTGATAGTAAGTGGCCTCCCCTTGAGGCTGGGGATGAGGAAAACCACCAGAGCAGTAAGTCCAATAGCAACTCCCCTTTCCTGAATGTTTACTCTACACCAGGCTCTGTATTTAAGGGATTCAGATAGAAACAACAGTCTCATTTAAACTCCATGAGGGTAAGTAAGTAGTACCCGGATTTTACTGATGTGGAAACAGACCCAAAGAGCTTAAAGAATTTCCCCAAATCATATCCCTAGCAGAGGGAGAAATAAGATTCAAATCCAGACTTCTTAACCAGTACCTGACACTTCTTCCACAATCTAACCACTAAGTTCTAGTCTTC is a window encoding:
- the LOC117031942 gene encoding 60S ribosomal protein L23a-like, with translation MAPKAKKEAPAPPKAEAKAKALKAKKAVLKGIHSHKKKKIRTSPTFRRPKTLRLRRQPKYPRKSAPRRNKLDHYAIIKFPLTTESAMKKIEDNNTLVFIVDVKANKHQIKQAVKKLYDIDVAKVNTLIRPDGEKKAYVRLAPDYDALDVANKIGII